In the Flagellimonas sp. MMG031 genome, one interval contains:
- a CDS encoding transcriptional repressor → MNKTEKILSNYGIRPTQMRSKIYRYLRRKQSAVSFSDLKKVFAEKSETNKTANRTTFYRNLKIFEDKGLIHQINDGTGVAKFAISGENAKGEYGSDLHLHFHCTECKKTICLPNKIPEESLPADYKINDVNLVLKGICVKCKKK, encoded by the coding sequence ATGAACAAAACGGAAAAAATATTGTCGAATTACGGTATTCGCCCTACTCAAATGAGGTCCAAGATATACAGGTATCTGAGAAGGAAGCAAAGTGCCGTGTCCTTTTCCGACTTGAAAAAGGTCTTTGCTGAAAAGAGCGAAACCAATAAGACAGCAAACAGAACGACCTTTTATCGCAACCTTAAGATTTTTGAGGATAAAGGACTTATTCATCAGATAAATGATGGAACCGGAGTGGCAAAATTTGCGATTTCCGGTGAAAATGCAAAAGGTGAATACGGTTCAGATTTACATCTGCACTTTCATTGTACCGAATGTAAGAAAACAATCTGTTTGCCAAATAAAATACCGGAAGAAAGTTTACCAGCTGATTATAAAATAAACGATGTCAACCTGGTATTAAAAGGAATATGCGTGAAATGTAAGAAAAAATAA
- a CDS encoding universal stress protein — translation MKDDGILIPVDFTEVSENAVSYAIGLAQKLKSKLVFVHAYSVAYPSGTPIGMATMAHNVTDTTASQEKINKEKLDKFLRGFPELDKLEFQAMIGFGATVDVISGLAKEINTSLVVMGTKGTASGFDEIFIGTVTEKVTQKAPCPVLAVPEDASYTAYKRIGVAVDTDSMDNRIDFEMLSKLLENYNAQLHFVHIADKQERVPEKAFIRERFGKLLVPNQWSFTVIEEGKPEEGIDEFLTETPIDLLVLLYREHGFFEAVFKKGLRKKMLYASKAPLLIVK, via the coding sequence ATGAAAGATGACGGAATTTTAATACCTGTAGATTTCACAGAGGTTTCAGAAAATGCGGTGAGCTATGCTATTGGGCTAGCACAAAAATTGAAATCAAAACTGGTTTTTGTCCACGCCTATTCAGTGGCATATCCATCCGGTACGCCCATCGGGATGGCAACTATGGCACACAATGTAACAGATACCACAGCATCACAAGAAAAAATCAATAAAGAAAAATTGGATAAGTTTCTAAGAGGCTTTCCTGAACTGGACAAGTTGGAATTTCAAGCAATGATCGGTTTCGGGGCAACGGTCGATGTGATTTCTGGCCTAGCTAAGGAAATAAATACCAGTCTTGTCGTTATGGGTACCAAGGGTACGGCTTCGGGATTTGATGAAATTTTTATTGGAACCGTTACCGAAAAGGTGACACAAAAGGCACCTTGTCCAGTACTGGCCGTACCTGAAGATGCCAGCTATACTGCATATAAGCGTATCGGGGTCGCAGTGGATACGGATAGTATGGATAATAGAATAGATTTTGAAATGTTGTCCAAATTATTGGAAAACTATAATGCACAATTGCACTTTGTACATATAGCGGACAAACAGGAAAGGGTGCCGGAGAAAGCATTTATTCGTGAAAGATTTGGCAAACTTCTTGTACCTAATCAATGGTCTTTTACAGTTATCGAGGAAGGCAAACCCGAAGAGGGTATCGATGAATTTTTGACTGAAACCCCAATAGACCTATTGGTTTTGCTTTACAGGGAACACGGATTTTTTGAGGCAGTTTTCAAAAAGGGGCTAAGAAAAAAAATGCTGTATGCCTCCAAGGCCCCATTGCTGATAGTTAAGTAG
- a CDS encoding STAS/SEC14 domain-containing protein, with the protein MIAIYKKDQIIYTIADQEMDADDGATLVKALNEHLKSNEQAAWYMEMEPRKKGVKKSSGERLDFSFPEETRLKKIALVGEKTWQERFTESLLPFSEAHIKYFGPEDGNMANNWLEQTSNFNSN; encoded by the coding sequence ATGATAGCAATCTATAAAAAAGACCAAATCATATATACCATCGCAGATCAAGAAATGGATGCCGATGATGGGGCGACCTTGGTCAAGGCCCTGAATGAACATTTGAAAAGCAATGAACAAGCCGCTTGGTATATGGAAATGGAGCCTCGCAAAAAAGGAGTGAAGAAAAGCAGCGGTGAGAGGTTGGATTTTTCCTTTCCCGAAGAAACACGGCTTAAGAAAATAGCCTTGGTGGGCGAAAAAACTTGGCAAGAACGGTTTACCGAATCGCTATTGCCGTTTAGCGAAGCCCACATAAAATATTTCGGACCTGAAGATGGAAACATGGCCAACAACTGGCTCGAACAAACAAGCAATTTCAATAGTAACTGA
- a CDS encoding cation diffusion facilitator family transporter, protein MSTINKTTFKVSQMDCPSEEQMIRMKLESNPQIKYLDFDIPNRKLDVYHQGNAQEINVELGALKLGEKLLGTEKAETPIAEDETKQKKILWWVLYINFGFFVIEMTTGWISSSMGLIADSLDMLADSIVYALSLFAVGGAISRKKKVAKFSGYFQMALALLGFSEVLRRFLSSSETPLFQWMIIVSIFALIGNLVSLWLINKAKSKEAHMQASAIFTSNDIIVNGGVILAGVLVYFLDSKWPDLVIGGIVFAFVMRGAIRILKLSK, encoded by the coding sequence ATGTCCACCATAAACAAAACCACTTTTAAGGTAAGTCAAATGGATTGCCCTTCAGAAGAACAGATGATAAGGATGAAACTGGAGTCAAACCCTCAAATCAAATATCTGGACTTTGACATTCCGAATAGAAAGTTGGATGTGTACCATCAGGGGAATGCCCAAGAAATAAACGTGGAATTGGGTGCATTAAAGCTGGGGGAAAAACTTTTGGGAACAGAAAAGGCGGAAACACCTATTGCCGAAGACGAGACCAAACAAAAGAAGATACTCTGGTGGGTCTTGTACATCAATTTTGGGTTTTTCGTTATCGAAATGACCACGGGTTGGATTTCTTCCTCGATGGGCCTTATTGCGGATTCACTAGATATGCTAGCCGATTCCATTGTGTACGCGTTGAGCCTTTTTGCCGTAGGCGGCGCTATTTCCAGAAAAAAGAAAGTGGCGAAGTTCAGTGGCTATTTTCAAATGGCCTTGGCCCTGCTGGGATTTTCGGAAGTCCTGAGAAGGTTTTTGAGCAGTAGTGAAACCCCTTTGTTCCAATGGATGATAATCGTTTCCATTTTCGCCCTTATCGGCAACCTCGTTTCCCTATGGCTGATAAACAAGGCCAAAAGCAAGGAAGCGCATATGCAGGCAAGTGCCATCTTTACCTCAAACGACATTATTGTGAACGGCGGGGTAATACTGGCAGGGGTGCTGGTTTATTTTTTAGACAGTAAATGGCCCGATTTGGTCATAGGCGGTATTGTATTTGCCTTTGTGATGCGAGGAGCCATTAGAATTTTAAAATTGTCCAAATAA
- a CDS encoding STAS/SEC14 domain-containing protein produces the protein MVQIINLEQEHLIAAKISGKLTEKDMEKMHPLIHNIIEKGHKVDFYIEMEDFEGYTLKGFWEDLKIDSAHLGDYGKIAFVGNKKWQEWVAKATDFFTSSEVKYFDISEKSQAQKWIKS, from the coding sequence ATGGTACAGATAATAAACTTAGAACAGGAACATCTTATTGCCGCTAAAATCAGCGGGAAACTTACGGAAAAGGATATGGAAAAGATGCATCCGCTCATCCACAACATCATAGAAAAAGGCCATAAAGTGGATTTCTATATTGAAATGGAAGATTTTGAAGGCTATACCCTTAAAGGCTTTTGGGAAGACCTAAAAATTGATTCGGCACACTTGGGAGATTACGGCAAGATAGCCTTTGTGGGTAACAAAAAATGGCAGGAGTGGGTGGCTAAGGCAACTGATTTTTTCACTAGCTCGGAAGTTAAGTATTTCGATATTTCCGAGAAATCACAAGCCCAAAAGTGGATTAAATCTTAA
- a CDS encoding ATP-binding protein produces MQRRKIGIWLLAGFAFGVFILQPLGLSLFLFDRSGDSGHWSSFFLEAFKTVWNVVDVDQILRNLLFGTMGSSLALMVFFRKKIFQLNRQRMDRQTVLELINKGESSRVEFKSSLRWDVRQGKVNKQLELIIAKTIAGFMNTEGGKLLMGVDDGGTILGLQQDFDTLKKPDSDGFEQYLMQLIAQKLGTHLCTLVNVAFFGFGQKQVCCIEILPAQMPVYVNLEGRSRFYIRTGNATRELDLPEALVYIGKEKAQCN; encoded by the coding sequence ATGCAAAGAAGAAAAATAGGGATATGGCTTTTGGCAGGCTTTGCCTTTGGGGTATTTATACTGCAACCCTTGGGCCTATCCCTTTTTCTCTTTGACCGGTCGGGCGATTCCGGTCACTGGTCAAGCTTTTTTCTTGAAGCCTTCAAAACCGTATGGAACGTTGTCGATGTTGACCAAATTCTTAGAAACCTGTTGTTCGGGACAATGGGAAGCAGCCTTGCCCTGATGGTCTTTTTCAGAAAAAAGATTTTTCAACTGAACAGGCAACGGATGGACAGGCAAACCGTTCTCGAACTCATAAACAAGGGAGAGAGCAGCCGGGTGGAATTCAAGTCAAGCTTGCGATGGGATGTACGGCAGGGCAAGGTAAACAAACAACTTGAGCTTATCATTGCAAAGACCATTGCCGGGTTTATGAACACCGAGGGGGGCAAGTTGCTCATGGGTGTCGATGACGGGGGAACCATTCTGGGCCTGCAACAGGATTTCGATACGCTTAAAAAGCCGGACAGCGATGGCTTTGAGCAGTATTTGATGCAATTGATCGCTCAAAAACTGGGAACCCATCTTTGTACGCTAGTGAACGTAGCATTTTTTGGGTTTGGTCAAAAGCAAGTGTGCTGTATCGAGATTTTACCAGCCCAAATGCCGGTATATGTGAACCTTGAGGGACGGTCACGGTTTTATATACGCACGGGCAATGCCACGCGCGAACTAGATTTGCCCGAAGCCCTGGTGTATATAGGTAAGGAAAAGGCACAGTGCAACTAG
- a CDS encoding cation diffusion facilitator family transporter has protein sequence MERNPNAISRIGLKTTLVGILISALLALIKGLGGVFGHSYALIADAIESGADVLTSALLWAGLKWSSRPPDENHPYGHGKIEALVAVGIAIALTIAGGIIIRDSIDHILVPHKTPAPFTLFILVFVVLTKEALYRYVMKTGDEINSSAVKADAFHHRSDAITSIAAFIGISIALIGGEGFEIADDFAALIAAGIILFNAYKIARSSVRELLDEAVEPEFRNEVIRQAEAVPEVVRVERCHSRKMGTAFHIDMHIWIDGELTVTEGHDIAHKVKERLFRSYSEILDVHIHIEPSKERNVKMTEL, from the coding sequence TTGGAAAGGAATCCAAATGCCATATCCCGAATAGGACTCAAAACTACCCTCGTAGGTATTTTGATCAGTGCATTATTGGCATTGATCAAAGGTTTGGGCGGGGTGTTCGGGCATTCTTATGCCCTTATTGCCGATGCGATCGAATCCGGGGCGGATGTGCTGACATCCGCACTATTATGGGCCGGGTTGAAATGGTCGTCAAGGCCACCGGATGAAAACCATCCCTACGGACACGGTAAGATAGAGGCCCTGGTGGCGGTGGGTATTGCTATAGCCCTAACCATTGCAGGTGGTATAATCATAAGGGACAGCATCGACCATATTCTGGTACCCCACAAAACTCCTGCACCCTTCACACTCTTCATACTGGTATTTGTTGTCCTCACGAAAGAGGCGTTGTATCGTTATGTCATGAAAACAGGTGATGAAATCAATAGTTCGGCCGTCAAGGCCGATGCATTTCACCATAGGAGTGATGCCATTACGTCGATAGCCGCTTTTATAGGTATTTCCATAGCATTGATCGGTGGCGAAGGGTTTGAGATAGCGGATGATTTCGCGGCACTCATTGCAGCGGGCATTATTCTGTTCAATGCCTATAAAATAGCTAGGTCATCGGTAAGGGAGTTGCTGGACGAAGCTGTTGAGCCCGAATTTCGAAATGAGGTTATCCGACAGGCCGAAGCCGTTCCTGAAGTGGTAAGGGTAGAGCGCTGCCATTCCCGAAAGATGGGAACGGCCTTTCATATCGATATGCATATTTGGATCGATGGGGAATTAACTGTGACCGAGGGCCATGATATTGCACACAAAGTAAAGGAGAGATTGTTCAGGTCATATTCCGAGATACTTGACGTGCACATCCATATCGAACCTAGCAAAGAGAGAAATGTTAAAATGACAGAATTATGA
- a CDS encoding heavy metal translocating P-type ATPase, translating to MNDKEKHSNDDGHNHDHGGIFGKNTELYFAILSGVTLITGFLLEKFTGVSENIPFGLYIAAYFFGGYFTLKEAISKVAKGEFEIDFLMLVAAAGAAYLGEWAEGALLLFLFSLGHALENYAMGKAKKSIAALTDLAPKTALLKKDDDTVEVGIEELQVGDIIVVRPNSKISADGVIVKGNSSVDQAPITGESVPVDKTPIENPDKEYTSKSNIPNENRVFSGTINGNNTLEIKVIKEAKDSTLNRLVTMVQEAQDQKSPTQLLTDKFERYYVPAVIILVVALNFAFLVIDEPWSESLYRSLAVLVAASPCALAISTPSAVLSGVARAARGGVLIKGGRPLEDLGVLTALAFDKTGTLTEGKPKLTDVESFGSIDKKELLEIAIAVEELSDHPLAKAVVRDGMERLGKDTKIPDADDLEAVQGKGIKANYQGNSIYIGNLELFEDIDKGVPDDVSEKVRALEGEGKTTMLIKRGNEFIGMLGLMDTPREKAKETLAQLKEIGIKKMIMLTGDNQKVADAVAEEIGLTEARGSLLPEEKVEAIKKLAEQENKLAMIGDGVNDAPAMANSTVGIAMGAAGSDVALETADIALMADKLETLPFAIGLSRKAKAIIKQNLWVSLGVVALLIPATIMSWASIGIAVAIHEGSTLVVVVNALRLLAYKK from the coding sequence ATGAATGACAAGGAAAAACATAGTAATGACGATGGCCACAATCACGACCACGGTGGCATCTTCGGCAAAAACACCGAACTCTATTTTGCTATATTAAGTGGGGTCACACTAATAACAGGTTTCCTATTGGAGAAATTTACAGGGGTTTCAGAAAACATTCCTTTTGGACTCTATATTGCGGCCTACTTTTTTGGAGGTTATTTTACCCTGAAGGAAGCTATTAGCAAAGTGGCCAAGGGCGAATTTGAAATCGATTTCCTGATGCTGGTCGCGGCTGCGGGGGCGGCCTATCTGGGCGAATGGGCAGAAGGTGCCTTGTTGCTTTTCCTTTTTAGTCTGGGTCACGCATTGGAAAACTATGCAATGGGCAAGGCAAAAAAGTCCATTGCGGCACTGACCGACCTCGCCCCAAAAACAGCCCTTCTCAAGAAAGATGACGATACCGTTGAAGTGGGTATTGAAGAACTACAGGTGGGCGACATCATCGTGGTGCGCCCCAACAGCAAGATATCCGCCGATGGTGTAATTGTAAAAGGTAACAGTAGTGTTGACCAGGCACCCATTACCGGGGAAAGCGTTCCGGTGGACAAAACACCAATAGAAAATCCGGACAAAGAGTATACCTCAAAAAGCAATATTCCCAATGAGAACCGTGTATTTTCAGGAACCATCAATGGCAACAATACCCTTGAAATAAAGGTAATCAAAGAGGCAAAAGATTCTACCCTCAACCGCTTGGTCACTATGGTTCAGGAGGCTCAAGACCAGAAATCGCCCACCCAGTTGTTGACCGACAAGTTTGAGCGGTACTATGTGCCAGCGGTCATTATACTGGTCGTTGCACTGAATTTTGCTTTTTTGGTCATCGATGAACCGTGGAGCGAAAGCCTATACCGTTCCTTGGCGGTATTGGTAGCTGCAAGTCCGTGCGCGCTCGCCATTTCGACGCCATCTGCTGTATTGAGTGGTGTGGCAAGGGCTGCGCGTGGCGGGGTCTTGATAAAAGGCGGTCGCCCATTGGAAGATTTAGGGGTGCTTACCGCATTGGCCTTTGACAAGACAGGAACGCTTACCGAAGGAAAACCAAAGCTTACCGACGTCGAAAGTTTTGGCAGTATAGATAAAAAGGAACTGTTGGAAATCGCGATTGCGGTTGAGGAACTGAGCGACCACCCCCTGGCAAAGGCAGTTGTACGGGACGGAATGGAACGGCTCGGGAAGGACACAAAGATTCCGGATGCCGATGATTTGGAGGCCGTACAGGGCAAGGGCATAAAGGCAAACTATCAAGGGAATTCCATTTACATTGGTAACCTGGAACTCTTCGAGGATATTGATAAGGGCGTACCCGACGATGTATCAGAAAAGGTAAGAGCGCTTGAAGGGGAAGGAAAGACCACGATGCTAATAAAAAGGGGCAATGAATTTATAGGGATGCTGGGGCTGATGGACACCCCACGGGAAAAAGCCAAGGAAACCCTTGCCCAACTAAAGGAAATAGGCATCAAGAAAATGATAATGCTTACGGGCGACAACCAGAAAGTGGCAGATGCCGTAGCCGAGGAAATTGGGTTGACCGAAGCTCGCGGAAGTCTGCTTCCCGAAGAAAAAGTGGAGGCCATCAAAAAACTTGCGGAACAGGAAAATAAACTGGCAATGATAGGTGATGGGGTCAATGATGCCCCTGCTATGGCAAACAGTACCGTTGGTATTGCAATGGGTGCGGCGGGAAGCGACGTGGCTTTAGAAACCGCAGATATAGCACTAATGGCAGACAAACTGGAAACCTTGCCTTTTGCCATCGGTTTAAGCAGAAAAGCGAAGGCGATAATCAAGCAAAACTTATGGGTTAGCTTGGGGGTTGTTGCCCTTTTAATTCCTGCGACAATTATGAGTTGGGCAAGTATAGGGATAGCCGTGGCCATTCACGAGGGCTCTACGTTGGTAGTGGTGGTCAATGCATTGCGTTTGCTCGCCTACAAAAAATAA
- a CDS encoding SHOCT domain-containing protein, translating into MMDDWYFGGMHWIWWGLWIILIFWIFLIPYPTPGQKRKRDTAMEALRERYARGEIDEEEFEKRKTFLLKNKK; encoded by the coding sequence ATGATGGACGATTGGTATTTTGGGGGAATGCACTGGATATGGTGGGGGTTATGGATAATCCTCATCTTCTGGATATTTTTAATTCCCTACCCCACACCGGGACAGAAAAGAAAAAGGGACACCGCAATGGAAGCCCTGAGAGAGCGGTACGCCCGGGGCGAAATCGACGAAGAGGAATTTGAAAAACGAAAGACGTTCCTGTTAAAGAACAAAAAATAA
- a CDS encoding sodium:calcium exchanger: MNSWLLVLVLGLAAWAAHWGADRLLTPLKLLRKQWGLTASAGAAFLAFVTASPEVAINITSAARGVSNIGLGNLLGSNIISIPLMVTIAYFASRKQFKNNKEHQEHLDKNVLALNKRSVSVLSLPYLGIIALVAILTLPKPWRGLQPIDGWIMLVAYAAFLTHAIIKGKEKGKKVEWNKKQVWLSIAGALAIAVGAFFIVKATENIVSALNISEIVGGLFITGIMTTAPEIFKTWSVVKGGEVTAGTTSVIADNAVTMTVAFFPLALVTTPIEDFELFWVNLAFVGLMPLLYTLFVHQSKELHGFSRWQIFVFDAAYVAYLLVMVFFVLKLFDR; encoded by the coding sequence ATGAACAGTTGGCTATTGGTACTCGTTTTGGGCCTAGCGGCCTGGGCAGCACACTGGGGTGCGGATCGATTGTTGACCCCTTTAAAGTTGCTCCGCAAGCAATGGGGCCTTACCGCTTCCGCTGGAGCCGCTTTTCTTGCCTTTGTAACGGCAAGCCCTGAAGTTGCCATAAATATTACCAGTGCAGCTCGGGGAGTCTCCAATATTGGCCTGGGAAATTTGTTGGGTTCCAATATTATTTCCATTCCCTTAATGGTGACCATAGCTTATTTTGCTTCCCGGAAACAGTTCAAGAACAACAAGGAACATCAAGAGCATCTTGATAAAAACGTTCTGGCATTGAACAAACGTTCGGTTTCCGTACTGTCCCTTCCATACTTGGGCATTATCGCCCTTGTGGCCATTTTGACCTTGCCAAAGCCCTGGCGCGGGCTACAACCAATAGACGGGTGGATTATGCTGGTCGCTTATGCTGCCTTTTTGACTCACGCAATCATAAAAGGCAAGGAAAAGGGCAAAAAAGTAGAATGGAACAAAAAACAGGTCTGGTTATCGATTGCCGGGGCCTTGGCCATAGCAGTCGGAGCATTTTTCATAGTGAAGGCGACCGAAAATATTGTTTCTGCCCTAAATATTTCTGAAATCGTGGGAGGCCTTTTCATCACGGGCATAATGACCACCGCACCGGAAATATTCAAGACCTGGAGCGTGGTAAAAGGGGGAGAGGTGACTGCGGGTACCACCAGTGTTATAGCGGACAATGCCGTAACGATGACGGTGGCATTTTTTCCGCTGGCGTTGGTAACCACCCCCATTGAGGATTTTGAACTGTTCTGGGTCAACCTGGCCTTTGTCGGGCTTATGCCGCTGCTTTACACACTATTTGTGCATCAAAGCAAGGAACTGCACGGTTTCTCTCGTTGGCAAATTTTTGTGTTTGATGCTGCCTATGTCGCCTATTTACTGGTCATGGTTTTTTTCGTGTTGAAACTTTTTGATAGATGA
- a CDS encoding efflux RND transporter periplasmic adaptor subunit has protein sequence MKNIAITLTSILALTAFLVSCNGRQKGELGHDEGKATTKETLQEGEEGHGNEAHAEEGGHEEEEGSVEITQQQAETIGLEMKPLEERSLGNNIKVTGRLELFPQDRANISPFVGGNISSVLVIEGDKVRKGQVLAYLEHPDIITMQQEFQEKNDELVFLDQDYERKKTLYDKGVSSGKEFQMAQSKYRSTTSSVNAMRAKLRLLGFNVDEIANGKIYQGVPVISPISGFVDEVLISLGDYVAPQSKMFAVSDNSKIHVDLKVYEKDIPRVKEGQKIFFSVASRPDELLTAEVHSIGKTFEEDPKAVHIHAHIENPERDLLPGMYVEGRIVQDEKNTLAVPEEAVIKEGEKSFIFVLDDGDAQEEGKLKFKMVQVSVGVIDLGFVSINPMEPLQYGSKVVINGAYTLSSEMVKGELEHGH, from the coding sequence ATGAAAAATATAGCAATTACATTGACATCAATCCTGGCCTTGACAGCGTTCCTTGTTTCCTGCAACGGTAGGCAAAAGGGAGAATTAGGCCATGATGAGGGCAAAGCGACCACTAAAGAGACGTTACAGGAAGGGGAAGAAGGGCATGGTAATGAGGCCCATGCAGAAGAGGGCGGCCATGAGGAAGAAGAAGGTTCCGTTGAAATTACCCAACAGCAGGCGGAAACCATCGGCCTCGAAATGAAACCTTTGGAAGAACGTAGCCTGGGCAACAACATCAAGGTAACGGGCAGACTCGAACTTTTCCCACAGGACAGGGCCAATATAAGCCCCTTTGTGGGCGGCAATATAAGCTCGGTACTTGTTATAGAGGGTGATAAGGTGCGCAAGGGACAGGTTCTCGCCTATTTGGAACACCCCGATATCATAACGATGCAACAGGAATTTCAGGAGAAAAATGACGAACTGGTCTTTTTGGATCAGGACTACGAACGAAAAAAAACCCTCTATGACAAAGGGGTCTCATCCGGCAAGGAATTTCAGATGGCACAATCCAAATATCGTTCCACGACCTCTTCGGTCAATGCAATGCGGGCAAAACTACGGCTATTGGGCTTTAATGTTGACGAAATCGCCAATGGTAAAATATATCAGGGTGTACCCGTTATAAGTCCCATTAGCGGTTTTGTCGATGAGGTGTTGATAAGCCTTGGCGATTATGTGGCACCACAATCCAAGATGTTTGCCGTAAGCGACAATTCTAAGATACACGTGGATCTAAAGGTATATGAAAAGGACATCCCGAGGGTCAAAGAAGGGCAAAAGATTTTTTTCAGTGTTGCCTCGAGACCAGACGAGCTGCTTACCGCTGAGGTACATTCCATAGGCAAGACCTTCGAGGAAGATCCCAAGGCCGTGCATATCCACGCCCATATAGAAAATCCCGAAAGGGATTTATTGCCTGGTATGTATGTAGAGGGCAGGATTGTACAGGATGAAAAAAACACTCTGGCAGTACCCGAGGAAGCGGTCATCAAAGAGGGTGAAAAGTCGTTCATTTTTGTACTTGACGATGGCGATGCCCAGGAAGAAGGCAAGCTCAAATTTAAAATGGTGCAGGTATCGGTAGGGGTTATCGATTTGGGCTTTGTTTCCATAAATCCCATGGAACCCCTTCAATATGGTTCAAAAGTGGTTATCAATGGGGCCTATACCCTTTCTTCAGAAATGGTGAAAGGCGAATTGGAGCACGGACATTAA
- a CDS encoding transcriptional repressor, whose protein sequence is MERIVKKLESKGIRPTPMRLLTYKKLLQSEVAISLGELENFFEKSERSTLFRTMKTFEEKNIVHQIADGTGIMKYALCEENCGCEVGSDLHLHFHCTQCNETVCLTDRKIPQVNLPQGYMADDINLVVTGVCNKCSGNLE, encoded by the coding sequence ATGGAAAGAATTGTCAAAAAACTGGAAAGCAAGGGAATACGGCCCACACCGATGCGACTGTTGACCTATAAAAAGTTACTGCAAAGCGAGGTAGCCATCAGTTTGGGAGAGCTAGAGAATTTTTTCGAGAAATCGGAAAGGAGCACCCTTTTCCGGACGATGAAAACATTTGAGGAAAAAAATATTGTACATCAGATAGCGGACGGTACAGGGATTATGAAATATGCACTCTGTGAGGAAAACTGTGGATGTGAGGTGGGCAGCGACCTGCACCTACATTTTCACTGCACCCAGTGTAACGAGACCGTTTGTTTGACCGATCGTAAAATCCCACAGGTAAACCTGCCTCAAGGATATATGGCAGACGATATCAATCTGGTCGTAACGGGAGTATGCAATAAATGCAGTGGCAATTTGGAGTAG